One part of the Rattus rattus isolate New Zealand chromosome 14, Rrattus_CSIRO_v1, whole genome shotgun sequence genome encodes these proteins:
- the Lect2 gene encoding leukocyte cell-derived chemotaxin-2: protein MFPTRILMSAALISTALAGPWANICASRSSNEIRTCDSYGCGQYSAQRTQRHHPGVDVLCSDGSVVYAPFTGKIVGQEKPYRNKNAINDGVRLSGRGFCVKIFYIKPVKYKGSIRKGEKLGTLLPLQKVYPGIQSHVHIENCDSSDPTAYL, encoded by the exons CcctggcaggaccatgggctaaCATATGTGCCAGCAGATCTTCCAATGAGATCCGGACATGTGACAGCTATGGCTGTGGACAGTACTCTGCTCAAAG AACCCAAAGGCATCATCCAGGTGTGGACGTCCTGTGCTCAGATGGATCTGTGGTGTATGCGCCATTCACGGGGAAGATAGTGGGCCAGGAGAAACCCTATAGGAACAAAAACGCCATCAATGATGGCGTCCGACTGTCGGGAAGAG gTTTCTGTGTCAAAATTTTCTACATTAAGCCAGTTAAGTATAAAGGTTCtatcagaaaaggagagaagctgGGTACCTTGCTGCCCCTGCAGAAAGTTTACCCTGGCATACAGTCGCATGTACACATTGAAAACTGTGACTCCAGTGATCCCACGGCATACCTGTaa